One Nitrospirota bacterium genomic region harbors:
- a CDS encoding DUF488 family protein, with product MKLMTRNFENVPLNSEGYVSYGIATTKPQRYRDIPILYLFAPTFDMQIEFNRTKDSEKFMEKMSAVLKQRASAIEDWVKANANNNICLLCWEVSFESCHRKMAAEAIKSAGEKVGVSVSLEAG from the coding sequence ATGAAATTGATGACACGAAATTTTGAGAATGTACCGCTTAATTCTGAAGGCTATGTGTCTTATGGAATCGCTACAACAAAACCTCAGAGATACAGGGATATCCCGATACTCTACCTGTTTGCGCCGACCTTTGACATGCAGATAGAATTTAACAGGACAAAAGACTCAGAAAAATTTATGGAAAAGATGTCTGCAGTCCTGAAACAACGAGCCTCAGCAATAGAAGACTGGGTGAAGGCAAATGCAAATAATAATATATGCCTTTTATGCTGGGAGGTATCGTTTGAATCATGTCACAGGAAAATGGCAGCAGAGGCAATTAAGTCAGCAGGAGAGAAGGTTGGAGTTTCTGTTAGTTTAGAAGCAGGGTAG